TGGTGCTGCCGACGGTGTGGAGCGGGTTTCAGATCATCGGAGACGACCCGTCGCTCACCAGTTCCAGTGGCGCGGCCAACGCGGTTCTGCTCGGCAGCGTGCTGCTGGTCCTCACCACGGGCATCAACTGCATCGGCGTGCACTGGATGGGCCGGATCAACGCGATCGGCGTCACCTGCGAGATCGTCGGCGTGGTCGCGGTGATCGGTGCGCTGGCCGCCCATGCCCGTCGAGGCCCGCAGGTCGTCCTCGACACGGGGCAGGCCGGAGCCGCCGCCACCGGCAGCCTCGGCTACCTCAGCGCGTTCATCGTCTCCGGTCTGATGGCCGCGTACGTGATGGTCGGATTCGGTTCGGCCGGCGAACTCGCCGAAGAGACCCGCAATCCTCGTCGCGTCGCACCGCGCACCATCCGGCTCGCGCTCACCGTCTCGGCAGTCGGCGGCGGCCTCATGCTGTTGACCGCGCTAATGGCGGCTCCGAGCCTGGGCGACAAACTCGCCACCGGCGGCCTGCCGTACGTCCTGTCGTCCGTGCTCGGTTCGTTCTGGGGCAAGGTCCTGCTCGTCGACGTGGCCGTCGCCATCTTCGTCTGCACGCTCGCCATCCAGACTGCGTGCAGTCGTCTGATCTTCTCGATGGCCCGCGACCGCCGTCTCCCGTTCTCGACACAACTCGCACACGTGTCCCGGACCGGCACGCCGATGCTGCCGTCGATCGTCATCGGTCTCGCCTGCATCGCGGTTCTGGGCGTCAACGTCGGCAACCCCGCGATCTTCGCGACCCTCGCCAGCGTGTGCATCGTGCTGATCTACCTCGCCTACCTGTCGGTCACCGGACCGATGCTCGTCGCGCGGATCCGCGGAGCGTGGCCGAAGAAGGACGACGCCCGTGACGCCGACGGTCGAGAGGTGTTCACTCTCGGACGCTGGGGCCTGGCCGTCAACGTCGGCGCCGTGCTCTTCGGAACGTTCATGGTGATCAACCTCGCGTGGCCGCGACCCGAGATCTACGACCCGGCGGGCACCTCCACGCTTCTCCAGTGGGCCGGTCCGCTCATCGTTGTTGCCGCGGTCGTCGGCGGCGCCCTCTGCTTCCCGCGCAGACGCCCGCACCCCGTGCCCGTCCTCGTGCCTGGTCGCGCTCTTCCGGAAGGACTCTGACATGTTCGACACCATCACCGCCACCACCAGCGGCGCCCGTGACCACGCTCGAGCCCAGGCCGCTGCGGCAGCCGCCGACGTCGCCATGCCGATCGTCCCGGCGTCCGCCTTCCAGACCCCTCCCGACGGGATCGACGCGGAACGGCTGACCTGGGCGGAAACCGTGCCCGGCGGGCGATACACCGTCAAAGCGCTGGCGAGAGGAACCCGCCTGCGCCTCACCGACGTCGACGGCACCGCCTGCGCACACGTACTGCTCTGGCGAACGGATGCGCCATGGGAACGGCTCAACGTCGCCGACACGGTGAAAGTCCCGTGGCAGGCGTACCTGGGGGCCGGACATCCGCTGCTGTCCGATCAGGGACGTGTCCTCGCGACCATCGTCGCCGACACCTCGGGCATGCACGACGCGCTGTGCGGGACGACGACCCTCGCCTCCAACACGGAGCGCTACGGCGCCGGAGAGGTGCACTCACTCAGCCCCGCGGGACGCGAACTGCTCCTCCTCGCCGCCGCCAAACACGGTC
This genomic window from Gordonia sp. PDNC005 contains:
- a CDS encoding amino acid permease, translating into MTTTHASPEPDSDDLTALGYRPQLNRSLGSFASFAAGFSFVSILTTIFQLFGLGFSFGGPAFFWTWPVVYAGQLLVALCFAELAARYPISGAIYQWSRRLGGEVLGWFGGWFMILAQIVTASAAAIALQVVLPTVWSGFQIIGDDPSLTSSSGAANAVLLGSVLLVLTTGINCIGVHWMGRINAIGVTCEIVGVVAVIGALAAHARRGPQVVLDTGQAGAAATGSLGYLSAFIVSGLMAAYVMVGFGSAGELAEETRNPRRVAPRTIRLALTVSAVGGGLMLLTALMAAPSLGDKLATGGLPYVLSSVLGSFWGKVLLVDVAVAIFVCTLAIQTACSRLIFSMARDRRLPFSTQLAHVSRTGTPMLPSIVIGLACIAVLGVNVGNPAIFATLASVCIVLIYLAYLSVTGPMLVARIRGAWPKKDDARDADGREVFTLGRWGLAVNVGAVLFGTFMVINLAWPRPEIYDPAGTSTLLQWAGPLIVVAAVVGGALCFPRRRPHPVPVLVPGRALPEGL
- a CDS encoding urea amidolyase associated protein UAAP1 produces the protein MFDTITATTSGARDHARAQAAAAAADVAMPIVPASAFQTPPDGIDAERLTWAETVPGGRYTVKALARGTRLRLTDVDGTACAHVLLWRTDAPWERLNVADTVKVPWQAYLGAGHPLLSDQGRVLATIVADTSGMHDALCGTTTLASNTERYGAGEVHSLSPAGRELLLLAAAKHGLGPSDVAPSVSLFHGVRVDPDDGTLVSVGSAGAGRSVDLVLHLPCIVAIADTAHPLDPAPRYTTGPLEVLAWRADADLQELIDDDTTDPEYRRAVANSEDAFTASTLA